In the genome of Bremerella sp. JC817, one region contains:
- a CDS encoding SGNH/GDSL hydrolase family protein produces MKLLYPLVACSLLFLLSPTLAAELIPAEAPLAGKRVVFLGDSITQAGGYVTFVDYYLERLYPEQDFDIYGLGLASETLSGLSEKGHAGGAFPRPCLFERLGRLLERVQPEIVFACYGINDGIYQPLEAERFAAFQAGVKQLIAQCKAAGVQQIYLVTPPIYDATTEPEEFNYDRVMTKYAAWETSLNEPGVQVIDLHTAMRKARDAQDEVFSKDHVHPGEAGHLLMAKTILAALNVDVPNDSFETIKADPVYQAVDRLRKHRSSHWMKHIGYSREKVVTPEPLGDTEEVASKLKDSINSLRREG; encoded by the coding sequence ATGAAACTGCTGTATCCACTTGTTGCTTGCTCATTGCTTTTCTTGCTTTCGCCAACGTTGGCCGCTGAGCTGATACCTGCGGAAGCTCCGCTCGCTGGAAAGCGCGTCGTGTTTCTGGGGGACAGCATTACCCAGGCTGGCGGATACGTGACGTTCGTCGACTATTACCTGGAAAGGCTTTATCCAGAACAAGACTTCGATATTTACGGCCTCGGCCTCGCCAGCGAAACGCTTTCGGGCCTGAGCGAAAAAGGACATGCCGGTGGAGCGTTTCCTCGCCCATGCTTGTTCGAGCGATTAGGTCGACTTCTCGAACGAGTTCAGCCTGAGATTGTATTTGCCTGCTACGGCATCAACGACGGAATCTACCAGCCGCTGGAAGCTGAGCGATTCGCCGCCTTTCAAGCAGGTGTCAAGCAATTGATCGCCCAGTGCAAAGCGGCCGGGGTGCAGCAGATTTACCTAGTAACCCCTCCCATCTACGACGCGACAACCGAGCCGGAAGAGTTCAACTACGATCGCGTGATGACAAAGTACGCCGCGTGGGAGACTTCGCTGAACGAACCAGGGGTCCAGGTGATCGACTTGCACACAGCCATGCGAAAAGCACGCGATGCCCAGGACGAAGTCTTCTCAAAAGACCATGTTCACCCTGGCGAGGCGGGGCATCTGCTGATGGCGAAAACGATCTTGGCTGCCTTGAATGTCGATGTACCCAACGACTCGTTCGAGACGATCAAGGCCGACCCGGTTTATCAGGCAGTCGATCGTTTGCGGAAGCATCGCTCTTCCCACTGGATGAAGCACATTGGCTATTCCCGAGAGAAGGTTGTCACTCCCGAGCCTCTGGGCGATACGGAAGAAGTCGCCAGCAAGCTGAAGGATTCGATCAATTCGTTGCGCCGCGAAGGTTAG
- a CDS encoding alpha/beta hydrolase-fold protein: protein MMLRVGLLCVALFLGGLFINELQAQTTKKKTPPPFQWVNEPRMLPTGVQHGVFSSPSMQQDVGYCVYLPPSYATDTDRRYPVVYYLHGGRPGNENKSVGLAKYFHRYMTSGDAPEMIYVFVNGGPVSHYNMAERKNAMGEDVFVQELIPFIDKTYRTIADRKGRGLEGFSQGGRGTTRIMFKHPDLFSSAAPGGSGYATEKRISEDNGRENPGLVFAAGDNTWDLARKYAETKEPPVRIMVHVGTAGFNYENNLDYMKFLESLEIPFEKIVVDGAPHSAQKIYDERGLELVRFHADNFRRSGALPAE, encoded by the coding sequence ATGATGCTTCGAGTGGGTTTGTTGTGTGTGGCGTTATTCCTGGGCGGTTTGTTCATCAATGAGCTGCAGGCGCAGACCACCAAAAAGAAAACGCCGCCCCCGTTTCAATGGGTGAACGAACCTCGGATGCTGCCAACTGGCGTTCAACACGGGGTCTTTTCAAGCCCGTCGATGCAACAAGACGTTGGCTATTGCGTCTACCTACCCCCCTCGTACGCCACCGACACGGATCGACGTTACCCGGTCGTCTATTACCTCCATGGCGGCCGCCCTGGTAACGAGAACAAGAGCGTCGGTTTGGCCAAATACTTTCACCGCTATATGACAAGCGGCGACGCACCGGAGATGATTTACGTCTTCGTTAATGGAGGTCCGGTAAGCCACTACAACATGGCGGAACGCAAGAATGCCATGGGAGAAGATGTCTTCGTCCAGGAGTTGATTCCATTCATCGACAAGACGTACCGCACCATCGCCGATCGGAAAGGGCGCGGGCTGGAAGGCTTCTCCCAGGGAGGCCGGGGAACAACACGAATCATGTTCAAGCACCCCGACCTGTTTTCGTCCGCGGCTCCTGGTGGTTCGGGTTATGCAACGGAAAAACGGATTTCGGAAGATAACGGTCGCGAGAATCCAGGGCTCGTTTTCGCGGCGGGTGACAACACTTGGGACCTGGCTCGGAAGTATGCCGAGACGAAAGAGCCGCCCGTTCGGATCATGGTGCACGTCGGAACCGCAGGTTTCAACTACGAAAACAATCTCGACTACATGAAGTTTCTCGAGTCACTCGAAATCCCTTTCGAGAAAATCGTCGTGGATGGTGCCCCACACAGCGCACAAAAGATCTACGACGAGCGAGGCCTTGAACTGGTCCGCTTTCATGCCGACAACTTCCGTCGTTCAGGAGCGTTGCCAGCGGAATAG